In the Aerosakkonema funiforme FACHB-1375 genome, one interval contains:
- a CDS encoding septal ring lytic transglycosylase RlpA family protein, which translates to MNVKLCSSLIVTLLTTGLSTISSCQAQAPNALEQETKASHLRASTSASPQESTRSVHGVKVGSQSERNSQTDIPQNKANSPDADRPEPLANAQSVDTVKVGEYRLRQGNETQADAIAKVEPHMWAGRQAATLYLRNIPVITFIGSASDSTSDIKVGKAGDGKDTPSAENEAEVVEPRSSANQGQNFSEQRRPGQSESDPVWRASVLAAKLNQLNRDNVDANTIAVVWNGEANSVSTSLPSSRTRRNSQQEFQSATRNRQIGESYIIKVNEEQLVQIDAETRLPDSTNNLAQDALQVTNRLRRLIGNAPPLRDIAGRPTAKPIQIALTTAPVLSRLRGLASWYGPGFHGRRSANGEIFNQNALTAAHRTLPFGTQVRVTNLNNGLSVIVRINDRGPYAGRRIIDLSAAAARVLGMMQTGVAPVSLEVLGKSQTVAVEQNYSALRCSEVH; encoded by the coding sequence ATGAATGTAAAACTTTGCAGTAGCCTTATAGTCACCTTGCTCACAACTGGGTTGAGTACAATATCATCCTGTCAAGCACAAGCTCCCAACGCACTGGAACAAGAAACCAAAGCAAGTCATTTGAGAGCTTCTACCTCAGCTTCACCCCAGGAGAGTACTCGCTCAGTACATGGAGTAAAAGTGGGATCGCAATCCGAGCGTAATAGCCAGACCGATATCCCACAAAATAAGGCTAACTCGCCAGATGCAGATCGACCTGAGCCCTTGGCAAATGCACAGTCTGTAGATACAGTCAAAGTGGGCGAGTATCGATTGCGCCAGGGTAACGAGACACAAGCAGATGCGATCGCCAAAGTCGAACCTCATATGTGGGCAGGGCGTCAGGCTGCAACCCTTTACCTTCGGAATATTCCAGTTATCACCTTTATTGGTTCGGCTTCAGATAGCACCAGCGATATTAAAGTAGGGAAAGCTGGAGATGGCAAAGACACTCCTAGTGCTGAAAATGAAGCCGAAGTTGTCGAACCGAGATCTTCTGCCAACCAAGGGCAAAATTTCAGCGAACAAAGGCGACCCGGGCAATCTGAGAGCGATCCGGTTTGGCGGGCTAGTGTATTAGCAGCAAAGCTAAACCAGCTCAATCGCGACAACGTAGATGCTAATACGATCGCAGTTGTCTGGAATGGTGAGGCCAATTCTGTCTCAACAAGTCTACCCTCTTCCAGAACAAGACGTAACTCACAGCAAGAATTTCAGTCTGCGACTCGTAATAGACAAATCGGTGAAAGCTACATCATCAAAGTAAATGAGGAACAATTAGTCCAGATAGATGCAGAGACCAGGCTTCCAGACAGCACAAATAACCTAGCCCAAGATGCACTCCAAGTAACCAATCGCCTCCGACGACTGATCGGCAACGCCCCACCCTTAAGAGATATTGCGGGCAGACCCACAGCAAAACCAATCCAAATAGCCTTAACTACAGCTCCCGTTTTATCCCGCCTCAGAGGTTTGGCTTCCTGGTATGGCCCCGGCTTTCACGGCAGACGGAGTGCCAACGGAGAGATTTTCAATCAAAATGCTCTAACTGCTGCCCATCGCACATTGCCTTTTGGAACGCAAGTCCGGGTAACAAACCTTAACAACGGTCTTTCTGTTATTGTGCGAATTAACGATCGCGGCCCTTATGCAGGAAGGCGGATTATTGACCTTTCAGCAGCAGCAGCAAGGGTTTTGGGAATGATGCAAACAGGGGTAGCGCCAGTGAGCTTAGAAGTTCTCGGCAAATCGCAAACTGTAGCTGTAGAGCAAAATTACAGCGCTTTGCGCTGTAGTGAGGTACACTAA